A window from Pangasianodon hypophthalmus isolate fPanHyp1 chromosome 16, fPanHyp1.pri, whole genome shotgun sequence encodes these proteins:
- the fignl2 gene encoding fidgetin-like protein 2 — protein sequence MLSPIVPYSLLKMHWNPEHAQPLSQWPEQHLDVSSTTSSPAHKPELYSARGRGSYSYAWANDDISALTASNLLKRYAEKYSGVLDSAYERPAVGAYPEPGAFGALNGSQKSELEPWPLSHSTDSTYPLVPPSTHDGLKVAPAPTMPPGSGSVSAGSSNLSDSGYSGSSSCSGPHSSDYPPSYNGTYLSSGYCPQGSSALPPAPLHTLQSGPTLLPSYTPSAPVYNYPPATYPHQTSLAPTYSHPTPPYLPSGIAAPTPITSRPTVVGGSYSYQNSSLGNSETASSLKRKAFEMTPEEEEGDGSSRYRKYSYEALKSGGDSPYSVSDKAECRGNGFVTTSADPQAFKPSKPGSQPGIAGDEVGKYSGLKPLLSPAYGTAGDYSPPTAMTGENGGAEHGFPQQQRSLKRSEPLKSKEQRLLEVVNNELQECTLPPLWSDLVGHTRLKAVLEEELLWPLLRSDSSVRPPRTVLLFGPRGGGKTTLVHSMATQLGATFFRLSGATLVSKWKAEAEQLLGMLFSVATARQPAVVLLSELEAFEDDEGLRQQLQAQLEKVHRGLLLVVCSTRHPELLKESLLRCMAKRYHVSLPDGSGRRQLLLQALGPHGCSLSEQELAAVLQRCDGFSVRELLQLGQQALASASASGTGQMHGLGAPISSPAFKDFESAFCKVRPHGAPKELDTCMEWSKVYSH from the coding sequence GTCTGTTGAAGATGCACTGGAACCCGGAGCATGCCCAGCCCCTGAGCCAGTGGCCCGAGCAGCATTTGGATGTGTCCTCCACCACCTCTTCACCTGCCCACAAACCTGAGCTGTATTCGGCACGTGGCCGCGGCTCCTACAGCTACGCCTGGGCCAATGATGACATCTCCGCCCTCACTGCCTCCAACCTGCTTAAGCGCTATGCTGAAAAGTACTCAGGTGTACTGGACTCAGCCTATGAGCGCCCTGCTGTGGGTGCCTACCCTGAGCCTGGAGCCTTTGGGGCTCTCAATGGCAGCCAGAAGAGTGAACTGGAGCCTTGGCCCCTCTCACACAGCACTGATTCAACTTACCCTTTGGTTCCCCCCTCTACCCACGATGGTCTGAAGGTGGCACCGGCACCCACAATGCCACCTGGCTCAGGCAGCGTCTCTGCAGGCAGCAGCAATCTGTCAGACTCAGGCTACAGTGGGAGCAGTTCATGCAGTGGTCCCCATTCCAGTGACTACCCGCCCAGCTACAATGGTACCTACCTCTCGTCAGGATACTGCCCACAAGGCAGCTCAGCACTTCCCCCAGCGCCACTTCACACCCTGCAGTCTGGCCCCACCCTCTTGCCCAGCTACACACCCTCTGCCCCTGTCTATAACTACCCCCCTGCCACCTACCCCCACCAGACCAGCCTCGCACCCACCTACAGCCACCCGACTCCACCTTACCTTCCTTCTGGTATAGCTGCTCCAACCCCCATCACATCACGGCCCACAGTGGTAGGAGGCAGCTACAGTTATCAGAACAGTAGCCTGGGCAACTCGGAGACAGCAAGTTCACTGAAGAGGAAGGCATTTGAAATGACCCCTGAAGAGGAAGAGGGGGACGGGAGTTCACGCTACAGGAAATATAGCTATGAAGCCTTAAAGTCTGGTGGAGACTCGCCATATAGTGTGAGTGACAAAGCAGAATGCAGAGGGAATGGGTTTGTTACTACAAGTGCGGACCCACAGGCATTCAAGCCCAGCAAACCTGGGTCTCAGCCAGGCATTGCAGGTGACGAGGTGGGCAAATACAGTGGCTTGAAGCCCCTGCTTTCGCCAGCATACGGAACAGCTGGCGACTACAGCCCCCCAACAGCCATGACAGGAGAGAACGGAGGAGCTGAACATGGCTTTCCACAGCAACAGCGTTCACTCAAGCGCTCTGAGCCGCTGAAAAGTAAAGAGCAGCGCCTGCTGGAGGTGGTAAACAATGAGCTACAGGAATGCACGCTGCCCCCACTGTGGTCAGATCTAGTCGGCCATACTCGTCTTAAAGCAGTTCTGGAAGAGGAGCTGCTGTGGCCATTGCTGCGCTCTGACAGTTCTGTTCGGCCTCCCCGAACTGTGCTACTGTTTGGTCCACGAGGGGGTGGCAAAACCACACTGGTGCACTCAATGGCCACCCAGCTTGGGGCCACTTTCTTCAGGCTGAGCGGTGCCACGCTTGTATCCAAGTGGAAGGCTGAGGCTGAGCAGCTTCTGGGCATGCTATTCTCAGTGGCTACAGCGCGCCAGCCAGCGGTGGTGCTGCTGAGTGAATTAGAGGCCTTTGAGGATGATGAGGGTCTCAGACAGCAGCTGCAGGCCCAGTTGGAGAAGGTGCACCGTGGCTTGTTGCTGGTGGTGTGTTCCACACGCCACCCGGAGCTTCTGAAAGAATCGCTGCTGCGCTGCATGGCCAAGCGTTACCATGTCAGCCTGCCGGACGGAAGTGGGCGCAGGCAGCTGCTGCTGCAAGCTCTCGGGCCACATGGTTGCAGCCTGAGTGAACAGGAGCTGGCTGCCGTGCTGCAGCGTTGCGATGGATTCTCTGTACGTGAGCTGCTGCAGCTCGGTCAGCAGGCCCTGGCTTCAGCATCAGCTTCAGGCACTGGTCAAATGCATGGCCTTGGCGCTCCCATCTCCTCGCCAGCCTTCAAAGACTTCGAGAGCGCTTTCTGTAAGGTGCGACCGCATGGGGCCCCCAAAGAACTGGACACTTGTATGGAATGGAGCAAGGTGTATAGCCACTAA